A part of Citrifermentans bremense genomic DNA contains:
- the glnA gene encoding type I glutamate--ammonia ligase translates to MTPKQVVEFAKENGVLMVDFKFMDFVGIWQHFTVPMSEFGEDTFEEGQGFDGSSIRGWQPIHASDMIIIPDPKTAKMDPFTAIPTLSLICDIFDPITKEDYTRDPRNIAKKAENYLKSTGIADTAYFGPEAEFFIFDDVRYDSTANSSFYAVDSVEGAWNTGREEFPNLGYKPRHKEGYFPVAPTDSQNDLRNEMVLELQKVGIRVECQHHEVATGGQAEIDMRFSSLVDIADQLQWFKYVIKNVANRNGKTVTFMPKPLYGDNGSGMHCHMSLWKDGTNLFAGDKYGGLSQMALWYIGGIIKHARALCAFTNPTTNSYKRLVPGFEAPVNMAYSSRNRSAALRIPMFSSNPKAKRIEYRTPDPSCNGYLAFAALLMAGLDGIENKIDPGQPLDKDIYGLSPEELATIPSAPGSLEEALKALAEDNEFLYKGDVFTPDVVEKWIEYKTEAEVNPVRMRPVPLEFALYFDI, encoded by the coding sequence ATGACACCAAAACAAGTAGTGGAGTTTGCCAAAGAAAACGGCGTGCTTATGGTCGATTTCAAGTTCATGGACTTCGTCGGCATCTGGCAGCACTTCACTGTGCCGATGAGCGAGTTCGGCGAGGACACCTTCGAAGAGGGGCAGGGCTTCGACGGCTCCTCCATCCGTGGCTGGCAGCCGATCCACGCCTCCGACATGATCATCATTCCGGACCCGAAGACCGCGAAGATGGATCCGTTCACCGCGATACCCACTCTTTCGCTTATCTGCGACATCTTCGACCCTATCACCAAAGAAGACTACACCCGCGATCCGCGCAACATCGCCAAGAAAGCTGAGAACTACCTGAAGTCGACCGGCATTGCCGACACCGCTTACTTCGGACCGGAAGCGGAATTCTTCATCTTCGACGACGTTCGTTACGACTCCACCGCCAACTCCTCCTTCTACGCCGTCGACTCCGTCGAGGGCGCATGGAACACCGGCCGCGAAGAGTTCCCGAACCTCGGCTACAAGCCGCGTCACAAGGAAGGCTACTTCCCGGTTGCCCCGACCGACTCCCAGAACGACCTCCGCAACGAGATGGTCCTGGAGCTGCAGAAAGTCGGCATCCGCGTCGAGTGCCAGCACCACGAAGTCGCCACCGGCGGCCAGGCTGAGATCGACATGCGCTTCTCCTCGCTGGTCGACATCGCTGACCAGCTGCAGTGGTTCAAGTACGTCATCAAGAACGTGGCGAACCGCAACGGCAAGACCGTAACCTTCATGCCGAAGCCGCTTTACGGCGACAACGGTTCCGGTATGCACTGCCACATGTCCCTCTGGAAGGACGGCACCAACCTCTTCGCCGGCGACAAATACGGCGGGCTTTCCCAGATGGCTCTGTGGTACATCGGCGGCATCATCAAGCACGCCCGTGCTCTTTGCGCCTTCACCAATCCGACCACCAACTCTTACAAGCGCCTGGTGCCGGGCTTCGAGGCTCCGGTGAACATGGCTTACTCAAGCCGTAACCGCTCCGCAGCTCTCCGCATCCCGATGTTCTCCTCGAACCCCAAGGCGAAGAGGATCGAGTACCGTACTCCGGACCCGTCCTGCAACGGCTACCTCGCCTTCGCAGCGCTCCTGATGGCAGGCCTCGACGGCATCGAGAACAAGATCGATCCGGGCCAGCCGCTGGACAAGGACATCTACGGCCTGTCCCCCGAAGAGCTCGCCACCATCCCGTCCGCACCGGGCTCCCTCGAGGAGGCTCTGAAGGCGCTGGCTGAGGACAACGAGTTCCTCTACAAGGGCGACGTTTTCACCCCGGACGTGGTTGAGAAGTGGATCGAGTACAAGACCGAAGCGGAAGTCAACCCGGTCCGTATGCGCCCGGTACCGCTCGAGTTCGCACTGTACTTCGATATCTAA
- a CDS encoding PEP-CTERM sorting domain-containing protein translates to MKKLVAVLIMLATLAFAGTAQATMLNVADMKGSLNFATELQSVEFNIGNDYMYWGFGLPFLDPKQSVYHVGDSIFYDTFLSCLTRTYTPFRNSDGTLDDSNGWNYAYQSKAVTFYAIWCGMDQVEVSMLYVPIVDLTGYVINDLYLYTDILQKDDTLSYRLNIVADAKAVPEPSTALLFLAGMAGVIGVAAIRREALR, encoded by the coding sequence ATGAAAAAGTTAGTCGCTGTCCTGATCATGTTGGCAACACTGGCATTCGCCGGTACTGCACAAGCAACGATGCTAAACGTAGCAGATATGAAAGGAAGTCTTAACTTCGCGACGGAACTGCAATCTGTTGAATTCAACATTGGGAACGATTACATGTATTGGGGGTTTGGACTCCCGTTTCTGGACCCGAAGCAATCGGTCTACCATGTTGGAGATTCCATCTTCTATGACACCTTCCTGTCATGCCTTACAAGAACATACACACCATTCAGAAATAGCGACGGCACACTGGACGACTCCAATGGCTGGAACTATGCGTATCAGTCGAAGGCTGTCACCTTCTACGCAATCTGGTGCGGGATGGACCAGGTCGAGGTAAGCATGCTTTACGTTCCTATCGTTGACCTGACAGGGTATGTCATCAACGACTTGTACTTGTACACCGACATACTTCAGAAGGACGACACACTCTCTTACCGGTTGAATATCGTGGCCGACGCGAAGGCTGTACCCGAACCGTCGACGGCATTACTCTTCCTGGCAGGAATGGCAGGGGTGATCGGAGTTGCGGCAATAAGGAGAGAAGCGCTCCGTTAA
- a CDS encoding PEP-CTERM sorting domain-containing protein: MLRQSLAALAFTSFLTLSSVPCQATVVIDPALGWSGEFAWFGGIGPIGFITTPNEDEWWSSDWSITTSSDCVMPRITAFDAYSVGDEFAFYLDNVLTGWTSTYHDGSGYFHGEYDDLALTAGTHTFTFFVTATAPDLFEGSAKADFAAVTPAAVPEPSSVFLLGAGVGTLALCRWKHHN, translated from the coding sequence ATGTTGAGACAATCTCTTGCTGCACTCGCCTTCACTTCCTTTTTGACTCTTTCATCAGTCCCCTGCCAGGCAACCGTGGTCATTGACCCCGCTTTGGGGTGGAGCGGGGAGTTCGCCTGGTTTGGCGGCATTGGACCGATCGGGTTCATCACCACGCCCAACGAGGATGAGTGGTGGAGCTCAGATTGGAGCATCACTACAAGCAGCGACTGCGTCATGCCGCGGATCACGGCGTTCGATGCCTATTCGGTGGGGGACGAATTTGCTTTCTACCTCGATAATGTCCTTACCGGCTGGACCTCTACCTACCATGACGGTTCCGGTTATTTCCACGGAGAGTACGACGACCTGGCGCTGACTGCCGGGACGCATACGTTCACCTTTTTCGTGACGGCTACGGCTCCAGATCTCTTCGAAGGATCGGCTAAGGCGGACTTTGCCGCGGTAACGCCAGCCGCGGTTCCTGAGCCCTCAAGCGTGTTCCTGCTCGGCGCAGGAGTTGGTACGCTGGCCTTGTGCAGGTGGAAGCATCATAACTGA
- the ppnP gene encoding pyrimidine/purine nucleoside phosphorylase, whose translation MSEFNNVTVVKEANIYFEGRVTSRTVIFPDGSRKTLGVMLPGEYTFNTGSAELMEILSGEMTVVLPGSPDPVAIKGGEAFEVPENASFKVNVSAVSDYICSFL comes from the coding sequence GTGTCCGAGTTCAACAACGTAACGGTGGTAAAAGAAGCCAATATCTATTTCGAAGGCAGGGTCACCAGCCGCACCGTTATTTTCCCCGACGGGTCCAGGAAGACCCTGGGTGTTATGCTCCCCGGTGAATACACCTTCAACACCGGTTCCGCAGAGCTCATGGAGATCCTTTCCGGCGAGATGACCGTAGTGCTGCCCGGCTCCCCCGACCCGGTCGCCATCAAGGGCGGAGAGGCCTTCGAAGTACCGGAAAACGCGAGCTTCAAGGTGAACGTCTCCGCCGTTTCCGATTACATCTGCTCCTTCCTCTAA
- the gluQRS gene encoding tRNA glutamyl-Q(34) synthetase GluQRS: MKNSSTENTKVIGRFAPSPTGPLHVGSLVAAVGSYILARREGGLWFLRMEDLDLPRVVPCIADDMLSTLETLGFQWDGEVLYQSRRTDYYREAAEELVRRRLAYPCGCTRSEIAQIASAPHEDGLVYPGLCREGLPPEKVERALRVKVYDEVISFQDGIMGLYGQHLTASCGDFVIHRADGPYAYHLAVVIDDAATGVNQVVRGADLLSSTPRQIYLQRLFNYPTPSYWHLPLVTGPDGAKLSKRDHAVSLAHGRDLAREGGHLLACALRFLGQSPPAALEKAPPAEVLEWGVSHLDLASIPRKPGPFPL; this comes from the coding sequence ATGAAAAACAGTTCGACTGAAAATACCAAGGTAATCGGGCGCTTCGCCCCGTCGCCCACCGGGCCGCTGCATGTCGGGTCGCTGGTTGCTGCTGTGGGTAGCTACATCCTGGCAAGAAGAGAGGGCGGGCTGTGGTTTCTGCGCATGGAGGACCTGGACCTCCCGCGGGTGGTTCCATGCATTGCAGACGACATGCTCTCGACGCTGGAAACGCTCGGTTTTCAGTGGGATGGCGAGGTTCTCTACCAAAGCAGGCGTACCGATTATTACCGGGAAGCCGCCGAGGAACTGGTGCGGCGGCGGCTCGCATATCCCTGTGGATGTACCAGGAGCGAGATTGCTCAAATAGCTTCCGCACCCCATGAGGACGGGCTGGTGTATCCCGGTCTATGCCGCGAGGGACTGCCGCCCGAGAAGGTGGAGAGGGCGCTCAGGGTGAAGGTCTACGACGAGGTGATCTCGTTCCAGGACGGGATCATGGGGCTCTATGGCCAGCATCTGACGGCGTCCTGCGGGGACTTCGTCATCCATCGCGCAGACGGCCCTTACGCCTACCATCTGGCGGTAGTGATAGATGACGCGGCCACCGGGGTGAACCAGGTGGTGCGAGGTGCGGACCTTTTGAGCTCGACTCCGCGCCAGATCTACCTGCAGCGGCTCTTCAACTACCCCACGCCGAGCTATTGGCACCTGCCGCTCGTGACCGGCCCCGACGGCGCAAAACTAAGCAAGCGCGACCATGCCGTTTCCCTGGCGCACGGTCGCGACCTGGCGCGGGAGGGTGGACACCTTTTGGCCTGCGCGCTCAGGTTCCTGGGACAGTCTCCCCCCGCCGCGCTGGAAAAAGCACCCCCGGCCGAGGTTCTGGAGTGGGGTGTGTCTCACCTGGACCTCGCCTCGATCCCGCGAAAGCCCGGCCCCTTCCCGCTCTGA
- a CDS encoding acyl-CoA thioesterase produces the protein MENRKAELIETLLPKDTNSYGNIFGGVIMSIMDKTAGVACWRYARKRVVTACAHRINFHAPINVGEVVYSRATIIHVGRSSMEVELEVEVENVIDGSRRRAASGLFTMVAVDENWHASPVPQWQPVTEAEIEKWREVEKRRKDA, from the coding sequence ATGGAGAACCGCAAGGCAGAACTGATCGAGACGCTGCTTCCCAAGGACACGAACTCCTACGGCAACATCTTCGGCGGCGTCATCATGAGCATCATGGACAAGACGGCAGGGGTTGCCTGCTGGCGCTACGCCAGGAAAAGGGTAGTGACCGCCTGCGCCCACCGCATCAACTTCCACGCCCCCATAAACGTCGGAGAAGTGGTCTACTCAAGGGCGACCATCATCCATGTCGGACGATCCTCCATGGAGGTCGAACTGGAGGTGGAGGTGGAAAACGTCATCGACGGCTCCAGGCGCCGCGCCGCCAGCGGGCTTTTCACCATGGTGGCTGTCGACGAGAACTGGCACGCCTCACCAGTACCTCAATGGCAGCCGGTGACCGAGGCCGAGATCGAGAAATGGCGGGAAGTTGAGAAGAGGAGAAAGGATGCGTGA
- a CDS encoding GNAT family N-acetyltransferase: MVTPFLDTDIPPFLSMAKEEGWICHRWEFDFLLKNFAQGCLVKRDGKSALGYITSVQFGRSGWIGNLLVQQEFRRSGIGRELMQGAISALLKSGVETVWLTASEQGVELYRRLGFVPTDHICRWSGEGAGKGLLQPGVPDFELVKAVDREGWGERRDSLLVATCSRGSLFSSSAGFICCQPWEDGTQIGPWGCLVASQAWPLLDQALSGVKGRVFLDVPASNLAASALLGQSGFFVKGRSTLMHLGTEPRYHPGKVFALASMGSMG; this comes from the coding sequence GTGGTGACTCCATTTCTCGATACCGATATCCCCCCCTTTCTGTCCATGGCAAAAGAGGAGGGTTGGATCTGCCACCGCTGGGAGTTCGACTTCCTGCTGAAGAATTTTGCGCAGGGGTGCCTGGTCAAGCGAGACGGGAAGAGCGCCCTGGGGTACATCACCTCCGTCCAGTTCGGCAGGAGCGGCTGGATCGGGAACCTCCTGGTGCAACAGGAGTTCCGCAGGAGCGGTATCGGCAGAGAACTGATGCAGGGGGCAATCTCCGCTCTGCTCAAAAGCGGTGTGGAGACGGTCTGGCTCACCGCATCTGAACAGGGGGTGGAGCTCTACCGCAGGCTTGGCTTCGTGCCGACAGACCACATCTGCCGCTGGAGTGGAGAGGGCGCCGGCAAGGGCCTTTTGCAGCCCGGGGTTCCGGATTTCGAGCTTGTAAAAGCGGTGGACCGCGAGGGGTGGGGGGAAAGGCGGGATTCGTTGCTTGTGGCCACCTGCAGCCGCGGGAGCTTATTCTCGAGCTCAGCCGGCTTCATCTGCTGCCAGCCTTGGGAAGACGGAACCCAGATCGGCCCGTGGGGCTGTCTGGTCGCGAGCCAGGCCTGGCCGCTCCTGGACCAGGCGCTCTCAGGCGTGAAGGGGCGGGTGTTCCTGGACGTGCCGGCCTCGAATCTCGCCGCAAGTGCGCTTCTCGGGCAGAGTGGGTTTTTCGTGAAAGGGCGCAGCACCTTGATGCACCTGGGGACCGAGCCGCGCTATCACCCCGGGAAGGTATTTGCCCTGGCCAGCATGGGGAGCATGGGATGA